A DNA window from Brassica napus cultivar Da-Ae chromosome C1, Da-Ae, whole genome shotgun sequence contains the following coding sequences:
- the LOC125580245 gene encoding ATP-dependent DNA helicase pif1-like, translated as MIILLFCRVVNPLKLWEHTWKFLAEDILYTKRKEFRFPGLELNDDQLKQYTLIELEQLLKENDQSLADYPDIPLPDDAILTEISNTVLMQELSYDIQQENETHTELFASMNQDQKMVYHAVLQSVDKQSGQLFFVNGAGGTGKTYLYRTIIAKLRSTNKVVIPVASSGVAALLLPGGRTAHSRFKLPLTLSDVSMCNIPKCSMLASLIAKSDLIIWDEAPMAHRQAFETLDRSLRDLLSPSDPTASDKPFGGKTVLLGGDFRQILPVVPQGRRPDTVLASISKSYLWKKAEVYTLSMNMRLEKEEREFAKWILEVGDGTADTILSHTSSNEEGEQIVVDQRFMIPSTDKPHEALAAAAYPDFLHNYRNKKYLTERAVLTPTNSTVHELNAYMLSQVPSQAKEYLSSDSVELEATPEDDWSSHYTQEYLNSLEFSGLPNHRLCLKVGSPVMMLRNLNQAYGLCNGTRMIVSRVGDRIVEVEIMTGTQVGKTVLIPRIQLSPLDTVHPFTFCRRQYPLRLCYAMTINKSQGQSLKQAALYLPRSVFTHGQLYVALSRVTSPEGLKILDDSSDSDGTDGVRNIVYKEIFQGLCDRKVYIQVIFLICQSHTDCFD; from the coding sequence ATGATTATCTTATTGTTTTGTCGAGTTGTAAATCCACTGAAGCTTTGGGAACATACCTGGAAGTTCCTGGCAGAAGACATCCTCTACACGAAACGCAAAGAATTCAGATTCCCAGGTCTTGAGCTCAACGACGACCAGCTGAAGCAATATACTCTCATCGAGCTCGAGCAACTCTTGAAGGAGAATGATCAGTCACTTGCGGACTACCCTGACATTCCATTGCCTGATGATGCTATTTTGACTGAGATTTCAAACACAGTGCTGATGCAGGAGTTGAGTTATGACATTCAGCAGGAGAATGAGACACATACAGAGTTGTTTGCATCAATGAATCAAGATCAGAAAATGGTATATCATGCAGTGCTTCAATCTGTTGATAAGCAATCTGGGCAGTTGTTTTTTGTTAATGGGGCAGGAGGTACAGGTAAAACATACCTATACAGGACCATCATCGCAAAGCTTAGATCAACCAATAAAGTTGTTATCCCAGTCGCATCATCTGGTGTTGCTGCGCTATTGCTCCCAGGAGGAAGAACAGCCCATTCTCGGTTCAAACTGCCGCTTACACTGAGCGATGTGTCAATGTGTAATATTCCCAAGTGTTCTATGTTGGCTTCATTGATAGCAAAGTCGGATTTAATAATCTGGGACGAAGCTCCGATGGCCCATCGCCAAGCATTTGAGACACTTGACCGTTCACTCCGGGATTTGTTGAGTCCTTCAGATCCAACGGCTTCCGACAAACCATTTGGTGGTAAGACCGTTCTCTTGGGAGGTGATTTCAGGCAAATATTACCAGTCGTGCCTCAAGGAAGACGTCCAGACACAGTCCTTGCATCAATCAGCAAATCTTATCTATGGAAAAAGGCAGAAGTTTATACTCTTTCCATGAACATGCGAttggaaaaagaagaaagggAATTTGCTAAATGGATCCTTGAGGTTGGTGATGGAACAGCTGATACCATCCTCTCTCATACGAGCAGCAATGAAGAGGGTGAACAAATTGTTGTGGACCAAAGATTCATGATCCCTTCAACAGATAAACCACACGAAGCACTAGCAGCTGCGGCATATCCTGACTTCCTTCATAATTATCGGAACAAGAAGTACTTGACAGAGAGAGCGGTGCTGACACCTACAAATAGTACTGTTCATGAGCTAAATGCATACATGCTGTCCCAAGTTCCCTCACAAGCTAAAGAGTATTTGAGCTCCGATTCCGTTGAGCTGGAGGCCACACCAGAAGATGATTGGAGTAGCCACTATACTCAAGAGTATCTTAATTCTCTTGAGTTCTCTGGACTGCCTAACCACAGACTATGCCTGAAGGTGGGGTCCCCGGTGATGATGCTGCGTAATCTTAACCAAGCGTATGGGTTATGCAATGGGACACGGATGATAGTCAGTCGTGTAGGTGACAGGATAGTAGAAGTTGAGATCATGACTGGCACACAAGTAGGCAAAACAGTGTTGATCCCTCGAATACAGCTTTCTCCTCTTGACACCGTGCATCCATTCACGTTTTGCCGCCGTCAGTATCCTCTGCGCTTATGCTACGCAATGACAATCAATAAAAGTCAGGGACAAAGTCTCAAACAAGCTGCTTTGTACCTCCCTAGATCGGTCTTCACCCATGGCCAGTTGTACGTAGCTTTATCTAGAGTGACATCACCAGAGGGGCTTAAGATATTAGACGATTCTTCTGATTCGGACGGTACGGACGGAGTAAGAAATATTGTGTACAAAGAGATCTTCCAGGGCCTCTGTGACAGAAAGGTTTACATTCAAGTGATTTTCTTAATATGTCAGTCTCATACGGATTGTTTCGACTAA
- the LOC106393717 gene encoding uncharacterized protein LOC106393717, giving the protein MANVLVLLSDLHSGRSSSAVEVRLLRFWEARNVRRSGELMGVDMLLLDSQSTMMPATVNVNRLATHLTNLEEGSVYSLTGFEVTHCNQNYRLSDSSLLIRFTDSTSFKKVTEPAVPIPLESFRFRNYSEMLGLANSNNQLPDLIGEITAVKSTVTDPPQDKNRVMATIRMDNDTSVTMSLFDAQAVKIHNQLEQIGVDPRVVVATSVNPNIVGGRLFLNATSGTHIYFDKQTDAGERLFYRLVERDTGLPPVAPLLKSYAKVEKLSISELNDFVVTATSQEIDFICAGKVTGVKLDKGWCYVSCSKCFKKLQRSVSSLTCMSCNNTSAVGVLRYRVEMSIADETGEGLFVAFDGVIAKLHNMRAHEAANLLAGDDVNPEETDAPPFVRDLEGKSYTFQVKVGPYNFTANHQSFTISRILGEGERAPQPEFVEDGGDDDNGDDNDGAGLVRRKMKDGGCSKSAGPSAKSKKARKA; this is encoded by the exons ATGGCTAACGTTTTGGTTCTCCTATCCGATCTCCATTCCGGTCGCTCTTCCTCCGCCGTCGAAGTCCGCTTGCTCCGCTTCTGGGAGGCCAGAAACGTCCGCCGTAGTGGAGAACTCATGGGCGTCGACATGCTCTTACTCGACTCGCAG tCAACCATGATGCCGGCTACAGTTAATGTTAACCGTCTCGCAACACACCTGACTAATCTTGAAGAGGGTTCGGTCTACTCTCTTACAGGTTTTGAAGTCACACATTGTAACCAGAATTATCGCCTGTCAGACTCTTCTCTACTAATCCGGTTTACCGACTCCACCTCTTTCAAGAAGGTCACCGAACCAGCCGTTCCAATACCTCTTGAATCATTCCGGTTCCGTAACTACAGTGAAATGCTTGGTCTTGCTAATTCCAACAATCAATTACCGG ATCTTATTGGCGAGATTACTGCTGTCAAGAGTACGGTAACTGACCCTCCTCAGGATAAGAATCGTGTCATGGCGACCATTAGGATGGACAA TGACACGTCTGTGACTATGAGCCTCTTTGACGCTCAGGCTGTTAAGATTCATAATCAGCTAGAACAGATAGGAGTGGATCCAAGGGTTGTTGTTGCAACCAGTGTGAACCCAAATATTGTGGGAG GGCGTCTGTTTTTGAACGCCACATCCGGCACACACATCTATTTCGACAAGCAAACAGATGCAGGGGAACGATTGTTTTACAG GTTGGTTGAGCGAGACACTGGACTCCCGCCAGTAGCTCCGCTGCTAAAGAGTTATGCTAAGGTGGAGAAGCTGAGTATATCTGAGCTCAATGATTTTGTCGTCACTGCTACGTCTCAG GAAATTGATTTCATTTGCGCCGGAAAGGTGACTGGAGTGAAATTGGACAAGGGGTGGTGCTATGTTTCCTGTTCAAAATGTTTCAAGAAACTCCAACGGTCTGTCTCATCTCTCACGTGTATGTCTTGCAACAACACCAGTGCAGTTGGTGTTCTTCG ATACCGTGTGGAGATGTCAATCGCAGACGAGACTGGTGAAGGTTTGTTTGTTGCGTTTGATGGAGTTATTGCGAAGCTCCATAACATGAGGGCCCATGAAGCTGCCAACCTCTTG GCCGGTGATGATGTCAACCCCGAAGAAACTGATGCTCCTCCGTTTGTTCGAGACCTGGAGGGAAAGTCATACACGTTCCAGGTGAAGGTGGGTCCATACAATTTCACAGCAAATCATCAAAGCTTCACCATCTCACGTATTCTCGGGGAGGGTGAACGTGCGCCACAGcctgagtttgttgaagat GGTGGTGACGATGACAATGGAGATGACAACGACGGTGCTGGCTTGGTGAGACGTAAGATGAAGGATGGTGGATGTAGCAAGTCCGCAGGGCCATCTGCTAAGTCTAAGAAGGCACGGAAGGCATAA
- the LOC125580019 gene encoding uncharacterized protein LOC125580019 translates to MGANVDHSVTGTSGPFTYRVNGQVIHRIGSLLPDDGALPEYLQLYIFDTDNELENRKRAFTQGSSSLAIPDSIIVQLIEMMDKHNHLAKTFRHARDRFKETGTIEYSITLVSQTNLGRQYDLPSASEIGGLIVGDLSATSVGRDIVVELKSSALQRINDQHPLMMSLQYPLLFPYGETGYNQRLPYEGPQMSKIRREYMTMREFYAYQFQTRPTEGMTIIKGGRLLHQYIVDAYTATEQERLRFILLNQKKLRADLYSNLCDAVESGDSDATQLGRKIILPSSFTGGPRYMAEKYQDAMAICRWYGNPHLFITVTANPNWVELKHHLDAYGGESANSRPDLECRLFKLKLEEMVSDFKKGVFFPKTSAVVYTIEFQKRGLPHAHILLWLEGIKKEATTSMIDQYISAELPDRDVDPEGFALVDRHMIHGPCGKRRPTSPCMDKGECTKAYPKPLSDHSHIDKSGFVRYRRRSNPKHLVLKSNIEIGNQYVVPHNLSLLKKYQAHINVEWCCRTSAIKYLFKYITKGVDRATVLLKEVEKRGDGKEKKKEGVDVVNEIDRYMECRYISACEASWRLFTFQIHHNQPNVIKLHVHLPGQHYTVYDESSNLEEVISKEDIEKTMLTAWFVACETYEEARDLTYVELPTRFVYHTSGKLWTPRKTGGAIGRVVYVSPAAGDNYFLRILVNVVRGPRCYEDLRTVGGVVLRSMLRTRFA, encoded by the exons ATGGGTGCTAATGTGGATCACAGTGTAACTGGTACTTCTGGACCATTTACATACCGGGTCAATGGACAGGTTATACACAGGATCGGGTCTCTACTACCTGACGATGGTGCTCTGCCAGAATATTTacagttatatatttttgacaCCGATAATGAGCTAGAAAACAGAAAAAGAGCGTTCACTCAAGGTTCCTCCTCTTTGGCTATCCCTGACAGTATTATTGTTCAGTTAATTGAGATGATGGACAAACATAACCACCTTGCAAAGACGTTTCGTCACGCCCGTGATAGATTTAAAGAGACTGGTACCATTGAGTACAGTATCACTCTGGTCAGTCAAACTAACCTTGGACGTCAGTATGATCTACCAAGTGCGAGCGAGATTGGTGGATTGATTGTTGGGGACCTATCTGCGACGTCTGTTGGTAGAGATATTGTTGTGGAGCTTAAATCATCTGCTTTGCAGCGAATAAATGATCAACACCCCCTGATGATGAGTCTCCAATATCCATTGTTGTTTCCGTACGGGGAGACTGGATATAACCAGAGACTGCCATATGAAGGTCCTCAGATGTCTAAAATAAGAAGAGAATATATGACAATGCGTGAGTTTTACGCTTATCAGTTTCAGACTCGGCCAACTGAGGGAATGACAATCATAAAAGGCGGGAGATTGCTGCACCAGTATATTGTAGATGCATACACTGCAACCGAGCAAGAGAGATTAAGGTTTATTCTGTTGAACCAAAAGAAACTCCGAGCAGATTTGTATAGCAACTTGTGTGATGCTGTGGAGAGCGGAGATTCAGATGCAACACAGCTTGGCAGGAAGATCATTCTACCTTCTTCATTCACTGGTGGTCCTAGGTACATGGCTGAGAAGTATCAAGACGCAATGGCTATATGTCGGTGGTATGGCAATCCTCATCTGTTCATCACAGTCACAGCAAATCCAAACTGGGTGGAGTTAAAGCATCATCTGGACGCATACGGTGGTGAATCTGCTAATAGCCGACCCGACCTTGAATGTAGACTGTTCAAACTCAAACTGGAGGAGATGGTTTCTGATTTCAAGAAAGGAGTTTTCTTTCCCAAAACTTCTGCAG tTGTATACACCATTGAATTCCAGAAACGAGGACTGCCTCATGCCCATATTTTATTATGGTTAGAAGGCATTAAGAAAGAAGCAACCACCTCAATGATTGATCAGTATATATCAGCTGAATTGCCAGACAGAGATGTAGATCCTGAAGGTTTTGCATTGGTCGACCGCCATATGATTCATGGGCCATGCGGAAAACGTCGACCAACATCACCTTGCATGGACAAGGGAGAGTGCACCAAGGCTTACCCTAAGCCGTTATCAGATCATTCACACATTGACAAGTCTGGGTTTGTCAGATACAGAAGGCGATCAAATCCCAAGCATTTAGTCTTGAAGAGCAATATTGAGATAGGGAATCAGTACGTTGTCCCTCACAACCTCAGTCTCCTTAAAAAATATCAGGCCCATATCAATGTTGAATGGTGCTGCAGAACCAGTGCAATCAAATATCTTTTTAAATACATTACAAAAGGTGTTGATCGAGCTACTGTTCTTTTAAAGGAGGTGGAAAAAAGAGGCGATGGgaaggagaaaaagaaagaagggGTGGATGTGGTCAAtgagatagatagatatatggAATGTCGATACATCTCTGCATGTGAGGCCTCATGGAGATTATTTACCTTTCAGATACATCACAATCAACCTAATGTTATTAAGCTGCATGTACATCTACCAGGTCAGCACTATACTGTCTACGACGAGTCTTCTAACTTAGAAGAAGTTATTTCAAAAGAAGACATCGAGAAAACGATGTTAACTGCATGGTTTGTAGCATGTGAAACGTATGAAGAAGCACGAGACCTGACGTACGTTGAGCTCCCTACTAGGTTCGTTTATCACACATCAGGGAAACTATGGACCCCCAGGAAAACGGGTGGAGCAATAGGCAGGGTGGTTTACGTCAGTCCAGCGGCCGGTGATAACTATTTCTTGCGGATTTTGGTAAATGTTGTTAGAGGCCCAAGGTGTTACGAGGACTTAAGAACAGTTGGTGGTGTGGTGTTGAGAAGCATGTTACGCACGCGGTTTGCTTGA